The stretch of DNA CAGCGAGGGAACGCTTGCGTGTATTACGGAGATTACCCTCAAACTGATCGCGAAACCTAAGATGGCACAAACCGCTATGGGAATTTTCCCAAGTGTCGATGATGCAATGAACGCAGTTTATAAAACCATGGCAGCAGGTGTAACCCCTGTGGCTATGGAGTTTTTAGACAATCTTTCCATTAATGCCGTTGAGAAAAAATACAACAAAGGCCTTCCAAAAGATGCAGGTGCTATTCTCATCACAGATGTTGATGGCAATTCACAGGAAGAGTTAACGAAACAACTTGATGTCATCGAAAAAGCATTTGGCGAAAACGGATGCAGTGGCTTTAAACGCGCTCAAACACCGGATGAGTCTAAAAATCTCTGGTTTGCTAGACGAAATGCCAGCCAATGTATCAACATCTATGGTAGTAAGAAACTCAACGAGGACATCACCGTTCCACGTAGTAAACTCCCTGCTCTCTTGAGTGAAATCCGTAAAATTTCTGAAAAATACCATGTCACTGTTCCGTGTTTTGGACACACAGGTGATGGCAATGTTCACACCAATGTTATGGTAGATGGAAGTGATCCTAAACAACTTGAGATTGGGCACCAAGCCATTGAAGAGATATTTAAAGCAACTGTAGCCCTTGGCGGTACTTTGAGTGGAGAGCATGGCATAGGACTGAGCAAAGCACCGTTTATGCACCTTGCTTTTACGGATGGGGAGATGGAACTTTTCCGTTCTATCAAAACAGCATTTGATCCTAACAATATTTTAAACCCTGCAAAAATGGGACTTTAATTGTTAAGCACTAAAAATTGTGTTGAGTTTTTTAAAAAGCTAAGAGACGTAGAGCTTGCGCACTACGCCTCTTCACTTAGTTTTCACACGATTTTAGCGCTTATCCCAATTCTGCTTATAACCTTTAGCATTTTCACCAAAATGCCTCTTTTTGAGGTTTACTATGAGAAACTTCAAACGTTTATTTTTAGCGCACTAATTCCTACACAACAAGACGTGATGATTCACTATCTACGCGATTTCATGGCAAATACTGGCAATATGGGTGTTATAGGCATTATTTTTGTTCTATATATTTCCATCATGTTCTTTTTGGATTATGAAAAGATTGTGAGCAAAATCTTTGAGATTCCCTCACGCAGTTTTTGGGAAGCACTCTCTACTTACTGGACGATGGTGACACTCATGCCTCTTGGCCTCATCATCTTTTTTTACAGCTCTGCGGTGGTACAAGAGTTTTTAGAAAGTAGCGAAGTTACCAGTTCTATCAACCTTGTTCGGTTTACACCCTATTTTATCGTGTGGGGGCTTTATTTTATTATGTACAGTGTCTCCGCTAAAATCAAAATTCATCTCAAAAGTGCCTTACTTTCTTCGTTTACAGCCTCTTTGTGTTGGTATATCTCGAAAATTCTTTTTGTCTATTATGTCACCTATAACAAAACATATTTGAGCATCTACGGCTCGTTTAGCATTCTACTTTTCTTCTTCTTATGGATCTATTTTTCATGGTTTATCTATCTTTATGGATTGAAATTCTGCTTTTTACTGAATGAAAAAGAGACTGAGAAACGCAAAGCCTAAACAGCCATAAAGCGCAACTTTAAAGCGTATTGACACAAGCGAAACTCCCACATACAAAACCAATACCCACCACGGAAAACTCAACAGATAACTCTGTGTCTTTACATGTAAAAAATCTAGCAAATACCCATCTAAAATTCCACCTAGATTCATTACATGTAAAAGTACACTTAAGGGGTAAAAGACGATAAACACAAGGCTTGAAAGTGGCGATGTCAGTTGTAAAAACGTAAAGAGAG from Sulfurospirillum arsenophilum NBRC 109478 encodes:
- a CDS encoding FAD-linked oxidase C-terminal domain-containing protein, which gives rise to MEIKHINYFKNLVGSDNVYDDKAHLIAYCYDATRTRYEPDAVIFPRHEEDVSNILKYCNEHHIIITPRGAGSGFTGGALPASGGIILAFEKHMNKILEIDMENMVAVVQPGVINMALQRAVEEHGLFYPPDPASEEYSTIGGNVSENAGGMRAAKYGITKDYVMALRAVLPNGEIIRAGKRTIKDVAGYNIAGIIIASEGTLACITEITLKLIAKPKMAQTAMGIFPSVDDAMNAVYKTMAAGVTPVAMEFLDNLSINAVEKKYNKGLPKDAGAILITDVDGNSQEELTKQLDVIEKAFGENGCSGFKRAQTPDESKNLWFARRNASQCINIYGSKKLNEDITVPRSKLPALLSEIRKISEKYHVTVPCFGHTGDGNVHTNVMVDGSDPKQLEIGHQAIEEIFKATVALGGTLSGEHGIGLSKAPFMHLAFTDGEMELFRSIKTAFDPNNILNPAKMGL
- a CDS encoding YihY family inner membrane protein, with amino-acid sequence MLSTKNCVEFFKKLRDVELAHYASSLSFHTILALIPILLITFSIFTKMPLFEVYYEKLQTFIFSALIPTQQDVMIHYLRDFMANTGNMGVIGIIFVLYISIMFFLDYEKIVSKIFEIPSRSFWEALSTYWTMVTLMPLGLIIFFYSSAVVQEFLESSEVTSSINLVRFTPYFIVWGLYFIMYSVSAKIKIHLKSALLSSFTASLCWYISKILFVYYVTYNKTYLSIYGSFSILLFFFLWIYFSWFIYLYGLKFCFLLNEKETEKRKA